The Nocardia arthritidis genome has a window encoding:
- a CDS encoding SMP-30/gluconolactonase/LRE family protein: MKVLRAQPCSPPPGRLCEGPVWDGSRLLWVDIRAGLLHQGVLDGADIRLVETLRLDGPVSAVLPCASGSLLVTVGDRICRIVDGLVKDIVPLRFPDDGVIRRMNDAKVDPCGRVFAGSMSEDGVTGSATLYRLDPDGTVSMSRTGVTISNGLGWSPDGGTLYYADSPTRRVEAFDYDLDSGTLSNGRVFVEFADGDPDGLTVDADGRVWVAVWGAGQVRAFDPDGRPYAVVDVGPSQVSSCTFAGPDLDVLVITTAAEQNAADEPEAGRLFTCRPGSTGLPITPYADTGLVADAQ; the protein is encoded by the coding sequence ATGAAAGTACTTCGTGCACAACCATGTTCGCCGCCACCCGGGCGGCTCTGCGAGGGGCCGGTCTGGGACGGTTCTCGGTTGCTGTGGGTCGATATTCGAGCAGGGCTGCTTCATCAGGGCGTGCTCGACGGGGCCGATATACGGCTTGTCGAGACTCTGCGGCTCGACGGGCCGGTGAGCGCGGTGCTGCCGTGTGCGTCCGGATCGCTGCTCGTTACGGTGGGCGACCGGATCTGCCGCATTGTCGATGGTCTTGTGAAAGATATTGTTCCGCTGCGTTTTCCGGATGACGGCGTGATCCGGCGGATGAACGATGCGAAGGTCGATCCGTGCGGACGGGTGTTCGCTGGTTCGATGTCCGAGGACGGGGTCACGGGCAGCGCGACGCTCTATCGGCTGGATCCCGATGGGACGGTGAGCATGTCGCGGACGGGCGTGACGATATCCAACGGACTCGGTTGGAGCCCGGACGGCGGCACCCTCTACTACGCCGACAGCCCCACCCGGCGGGTCGAGGCATTCGACTACGACCTGGACAGCGGAACATTAAGCAACGGACGGGTTTTCGTAGAATTCGCGGACGGCGATCCCGATGGGCTCACCGTCGACGCCGACGGCCGAGTCTGGGTCGCCGTCTGGGGCGCGGGACAGGTGCGCGCCTTCGATCCGGACGGTCGGCCGTACGCGGTGGTCGACGTCGGTCCGTCACAGGTGAGCAGCTGCACCTTCGCCGGACCAGACCTGGACGTGCTGGTAATCACCACCGCCGCGGAACAGAACGCCGCCGACGAACCGGAGGCCGGACGACTGTTCACCTGCCGACCGGGTAGCACCGGCCTGCCGATAACCCCTTACGCCGACACAGGATTGGTGGCCGATGCTCAGTAA
- a CDS encoding ROK family protein: MYQLTARDIRRRNRFSVLQAVYAADGHTSRQEITRTTGLSFATVGNMIAELLDVGMLAELGHDAAGVGRPRARLAINPDRGTLLGVDIAETAIHFDLYDLAMSVLRSVEIPIDPAATRPEDVADLIARGTAELTATEADRVLGIGLSVPGLVEPEGGVSVFSPYWHWRNVPFKTLLEQRVSHPLYLDNPLKASTAAQLWFGAGRDVDDLIVVTLRAGVGIGVVIDGRLYRGVTNSAGEWGHTNLILDGRECRCGRKGCVEAYVGAPGIVRTLREVAPSSPLLDRDDALTIAAIAAAAAREDAVAGEVIERTGEYLGAAVANLVNLFNPRTMVFGDLVANQLGEPLLAATRRAAARHAMTDPFAAVTMQLCTLPHNPASLGAATFALEGFLADRETFGSIASWRATRATT, encoded by the coding sequence GTGTACCAGCTGACCGCGCGGGATATCAGAAGGCGGAACAGGTTCAGCGTGCTGCAGGCGGTGTACGCCGCCGACGGGCACACCAGCAGGCAGGAGATCACCAGGACCACCGGGCTCTCGTTCGCGACGGTCGGCAATATGATCGCCGAACTGCTCGACGTCGGGATGCTCGCCGAACTCGGCCACGACGCGGCGGGCGTCGGCAGGCCGCGCGCCCGGCTGGCCATCAATCCGGACCGCGGCACACTGCTCGGCGTCGACATCGCCGAAACCGCAATCCATTTCGACCTCTACGACCTCGCGATGTCGGTGCTGCGCTCGGTCGAGATCCCGATCGATCCGGCCGCGACTCGACCCGAGGATGTCGCCGACCTGATCGCGCGCGGCACTGCCGAACTCACCGCCACCGAGGCGGACCGGGTGCTCGGCATCGGACTCAGCGTGCCGGGCCTGGTGGAGCCCGAGGGCGGCGTCTCGGTATTCTCGCCGTACTGGCACTGGCGCAATGTCCCGTTCAAAACGCTACTGGAGCAACGGGTTTCGCATCCGCTGTATCTGGACAATCCGCTCAAGGCGAGCACGGCGGCGCAGCTGTGGTTCGGCGCCGGCCGCGATGTGGACGACCTGATCGTCGTCACGCTGCGCGCGGGTGTCGGCATCGGCGTCGTCATCGACGGCAGGCTCTATCGCGGCGTCACCAACAGCGCGGGCGAATGGGGACATACCAACCTGATCCTCGATGGGCGCGAATGCCGTTGCGGCAGAAAAGGTTGCGTCGAGGCATACGTCGGCGCGCCGGGTATCGTGCGTACCCTGCGCGAGGTGGCGCCGTCCAGCCCGCTGCTCGACCGCGACGACGCGCTGACCATCGCGGCCATCGCCGCGGCGGCGGCGCGCGAGGACGCGGTGGCGGGCGAGGTGATCGAGCGAACCGGCGAATACCTGGGCGCGGCCGTCGCGAATCTGGTGAACCTGTTCAACCCGCGCACCATGGTGTTCGGCGATCTCGTCGCGAATCAGCTCGGCGAGCCGCTGCTGGCGGCGACCCGCCGGGCCGCCGCCCGGCACGCCATGACCGATCCGTTCGCGGCGGTCACCATGCAGCTGTGCACCCTGCCGCACAACCCGGCCAGCCTCGGCGCGGCGACCTTCGCGCTGGAGGGTTTCCTGGCCGACCGGGAAACCTTCGGATCGATCGCGTCCTGGCGGGCGACCCGCGCCACGACCTGA
- a CDS encoding sugar ABC transporter ATP-binding protein: MQLTGLRVAGLDKSFAGVPALREVSLEFPAGAVTALVGENGAGKSTLIRIIGGDHRPDGGRLELDGVPFEPATPADARAAGVRVIAQEPEIVPHVSVAENVYIGALPRRAGRLLDRAALRERMRADLARLGFGRDLDPDTIGSKLTAAQRQLVEIMRALSTDARVIAFDEPTSSLSDHETESLFALINRLRERGVAVIYVSHRMREIFRLADRVAVLRDGAVVGVRETAATSDREIVRMMVGRDLSTMFARKQTEPGRVVLDVDGITTDDVREVSLRVRAGEVVALAGLVGAGRSELAGALAGDLPIRSGEVRVDGKRLRLRQPRDAVRAGVGYAPEERKAQALLMFRGVRDNITLAVLDRLRRWRFVRRGEERRLADEFVHTLRIRTPSVEQEVRKLSGGNQQKVVLARWLARKPKVLILDEPTRGVDIGAKIEIYHVIEELAETGMAVLVISSELPEVLGLADRIVVMQDGRVTGELERDQASEEAILALAMAGDLAAATPEGNP; encoded by the coding sequence ATGCAGCTGACCGGATTGCGGGTCGCCGGTCTGGATAAGAGCTTCGCGGGGGTGCCCGCGCTGCGCGAGGTGAGCCTGGAATTCCCGGCCGGCGCGGTGACCGCGCTGGTCGGGGAGAACGGTGCGGGTAAATCCACCCTCATCCGGATCATCGGCGGCGATCACCGCCCGGATGGCGGCCGGCTCGAACTCGACGGTGTGCCCTTCGAACCGGCCACCCCGGCCGACGCGCGCGCGGCCGGAGTGCGGGTGATCGCGCAGGAACCGGAGATCGTCCCGCACGTCTCGGTGGCCGAAAACGTCTACATCGGCGCGCTGCCGCGGCGCGCCGGGCGCCTGCTCGACCGGGCGGCGCTGCGCGAGCGGATGCGCGCCGACCTGGCCCGCCTCGGCTTCGGCCGCGACCTGGACCCGGACACGATCGGCTCGAAACTCACTGCGGCACAACGGCAATTGGTGGAAATCATGCGCGCGCTCAGCACCGATGCCCGGGTGATCGCATTCGACGAGCCGACCTCCTCGCTGTCCGACCACGAGACCGAATCGCTGTTCGCGCTGATCAACCGGCTGCGCGAACGCGGGGTCGCGGTGATCTACGTATCGCACCGGATGCGGGAGATCTTCCGCCTCGCGGACCGGGTCGCGGTGTTGCGCGACGGTGCGGTGGTCGGGGTGCGCGAAACCGCGGCGACCAGCGACCGGGAGATCGTGCGGATGATGGTCGGGCGCGATCTGTCGACCATGTTCGCGCGCAAGCAGACCGAGCCGGGCCGCGTCGTACTCGACGTCGACGGCATCACCACCGACGATGTGCGCGAGGTGAGCCTGCGGGTGCGGGCGGGCGAGGTGGTCGCACTGGCCGGGCTGGTCGGCGCGGGCCGGTCGGAACTGGCCGGGGCGCTGGCGGGTGACCTGCCGATCCGGTCCGGTGAGGTGCGCGTCGACGGGAAACGGTTGCGGCTGCGCCAGCCGCGAGATGCGGTGCGGGCCGGTGTGGGTTACGCGCCGGAGGAGCGAAAGGCGCAGGCGCTGCTGATGTTTCGCGGCGTCCGCGACAACATCACGCTGGCCGTGCTCGACCGGCTGCGCCGCTGGCGGTTCGTGCGCCGCGGCGAGGAGCGCAGGCTGGCCGACGAATTCGTGCACACGCTGCGCATCCGCACGCCGTCGGTGGAACAGGAGGTGCGCAAACTGTCCGGCGGCAATCAGCAGAAGGTGGTGCTGGCCCGCTGGCTGGCCCGCAAACCGAAGGTGCTGATCCTCGACGAGCCGACCCGCGGCGTCGATATCGGCGCCAAGATCGAGATCTACCACGTCATCGAGGAATTGGCCGAAACGGGGATGGCGGTTCTGGTCATCTCCTCGGAACTGCCCGAAGTGCTCGGCCTCGCCGACCGGATCGTCGTCATGCAGGACGGCCGGGTCACCGGCGAGCTGGAGCGCGACCAGGCCAGCGAGGAGGCCATTCTCGCGCTGGCCATGGCCGGAGATCTGGCCGCCGCGACACCCGAAGGAAATCCATGA
- a CDS encoding ABC transporter permease: protein MTEQQLSLTTKAEPVGSVNALTPRRVLRFIGTGNLSLIGALVVIVAIFAWLNDGYLDPANLAGIGEAVTVFGLLAVVQTVVIICGALDISVGSQAGVASVISAMAFTASGSNAVLGMLAAVGVGVVLGAANGLVIVYGRVNPVIATLATLAAYKGVAQLISGGKAQGFVLDNDVFIFLARGKIAGLPVPVVILAVVALAVHVLLKYTDLGRNIYAIGGNDTAARLSGININKYLIAVYVLAGIVAAIAGIILTARTGSGQPVSGSEGLELKSITAAALGGCALKGGKGTVGGTLLAVVLLGALDNGLNVVGVNTFWQNVAQGALLVAAVVIQQRRSGERAVGLPT from the coding sequence ATGACCGAGCAACAACTTTCGTTGACAACCAAGGCCGAACCCGTCGGGTCCGTGAACGCGCTGACGCCGCGGCGGGTGCTGCGATTCATCGGCACCGGCAATCTGAGCCTGATCGGCGCGCTGGTGGTGATCGTCGCGATCTTCGCCTGGCTCAACGACGGCTACCTCGATCCGGCGAACCTGGCCGGAATCGGCGAGGCGGTCACCGTATTCGGACTGCTGGCCGTGGTGCAGACGGTGGTGATCATCTGTGGGGCACTGGATATTTCGGTCGGCTCGCAGGCCGGTGTCGCCTCGGTGATCAGCGCGATGGCGTTCACCGCCAGTGGGAGCAACGCCGTGCTCGGCATGCTGGCGGCGGTCGGCGTCGGGGTGGTGCTCGGCGCGGCAAACGGACTGGTCATCGTGTACGGGCGGGTGAATCCGGTGATCGCGACGCTGGCCACGCTGGCCGCGTACAAGGGTGTCGCGCAATTGATCTCGGGCGGCAAGGCGCAGGGCTTCGTCCTCGACAACGACGTATTCATCTTCCTGGCGCGCGGCAAGATCGCCGGGCTACCGGTGCCGGTGGTGATACTCGCGGTGGTCGCGCTGGCCGTGCACGTGCTGCTGAAATACACCGACCTGGGCCGCAATATCTACGCGATCGGCGGAAACGACACCGCGGCCCGGCTGTCCGGTATCAACATCAACAAGTATCTGATCGCGGTGTACGTGCTGGCCGGTATCGTCGCGGCGATCGCCGGGATCATCCTGACCGCGCGCACCGGATCCGGCCAACCCGTCTCCGGCAGTGAGGGTTTGGAGCTGAAGTCGATTACCGCGGCCGCGCTCGGCGGTTGTGCGCTCAAGGGCGGCAAGGGGACCGTCGGTGGGACGCTGCTCGCGGTGGTGCTGCTCGGTGCGCTCGATAACGGGCTGAATGTTGTTGGTGTGAATACGTTTTGGCAGAACGTCGCGCAGGGGGCGCTGCTGGTGGCCGCGGTGGTGATCCAGCAGCGGCGCAGTGGGGAGCGGGCGGTCGGGCTGCCGACGTAG
- a CDS encoding bifunctional 4-hydroxy-2-oxoglutarate aldolase/2-dehydro-3-deoxy-phosphogluconate aldolase, with protein MLSKPMDLTTPVIAILRAATAKRFAEVTAALHESGITAVEFTLNSPGALDALKECSAAAYPVGAGTVLTAADAGRAVDAGAAFLITPAVIDEVIAEGRRLGVPVIPGALTPTEIHHAWVAGATMVKVFPASAFGPNYLKAVRGPLPEIPLVPTGGVGIADAGTYLSAGARAVGMGSPLIGDALDGGDLNALRARASELRDRLS; from the coding sequence ATGCTCAGTAAACCGATGGACCTGACCACCCCGGTGATCGCGATTCTGCGCGCCGCCACCGCGAAACGCTTCGCCGAGGTCACCGCGGCGCTGCACGAATCGGGTATCACCGCAGTCGAATTCACGCTGAACAGTCCGGGTGCACTCGACGCGTTGAAGGAGTGTTCCGCGGCCGCCTACCCGGTCGGCGCGGGCACGGTGCTGACCGCGGCCGATGCCGGACGTGCCGTCGATGCCGGTGCGGCCTTCCTGATCACGCCCGCCGTCATCGACGAGGTGATCGCGGAGGGCCGTCGCCTCGGCGTCCCGGTGATCCCAGGTGCGTTGACTCCCACCGAAATTCACCACGCCTGGGTTGCGGGAGCCACCATGGTGAAGGTCTTCCCGGCCTCGGCCTTCGGGCCGAACTACCTGAAGGCGGTGCGCGGGCCGCTACCCGAAATCCCGCTCGTCCCCACCGGCGGCGTTGGAATCGCCGATGCCGGAACTTATCTCTCCGCCGGGGCGAGAGCGGTCGGCATGGGCTCACCGCTCATCGGCGACGCGCTCGACGGCGGCGACCTGAATGCGCTGCGAGCCAGGGCATCCGAGCTGCGGGACCGGCTGTCGTGA
- a CDS encoding substrate-binding domain-containing protein has protein sequence MSWTHRRRWTSAAICGVSLVLAATGCSSGKDSGGPSTGPQHTTGKISLVYAQKQGDQEYFIGEADGAKAKAAELGVDLKVVNLGNDANKAVTEVQNAINQKASGVIVVVPDPSVGPQVAQLTKAAGVALLTSDDQVCTNGPDPSSCAKENLVPRVGFSGTQMGTEVGTRAGQDFKKYGWKPEETAIVDAWKQDVTVCTDRVKANEKAFRDAAGVDVKVIEVGTDNTPSDAQNKISATVAGNRSVKNWIVMGCNDENVSGGVSAIQNAGYGADNVLGVGLGAYLACKEWRGGKPTGFKAALFINGKDVGALSVQTIYDYLKNGKAMPQEAFAPTKMVDATNWQQAGVQCS, from the coding sequence ATGTCCTGGACCCACCGACGGCGTTGGACCAGCGCGGCCATCTGCGGAGTGTCGCTGGTGCTGGCCGCCACCGGCTGCTCATCGGGCAAGGATTCGGGCGGTCCGTCCACCGGGCCGCAGCACACCACCGGCAAGATCAGCCTCGTGTACGCCCAGAAGCAGGGCGACCAGGAGTACTTCATCGGCGAGGCCGACGGCGCCAAGGCCAAGGCGGCCGAACTCGGCGTCGACCTGAAGGTGGTGAATCTCGGCAACGACGCGAACAAGGCGGTCACCGAGGTGCAGAACGCGATCAACCAAAAGGCAAGCGGCGTAATCGTTGTCGTACCGGACCCGTCGGTGGGCCCGCAGGTCGCCCAGCTCACCAAGGCGGCGGGCGTCGCGCTGCTCACCTCCGACGACCAGGTCTGCACCAACGGTCCCGACCCGTCGTCCTGCGCCAAGGAGAACCTGGTGCCGCGCGTCGGATTCAGCGGCACCCAGATGGGCACCGAGGTCGGCACCCGCGCGGGCCAGGACTTCAAGAAGTACGGCTGGAAGCCGGAGGAGACGGCGATCGTGGACGCCTGGAAACAGGACGTCACCGTCTGCACCGACCGAGTCAAGGCCAACGAGAAGGCATTTCGCGATGCCGCGGGCGTCGATGTGAAGGTGATCGAGGTCGGCACCGACAACACGCCGTCGGACGCGCAGAACAAGATCTCGGCCACCGTCGCGGGCAACCGGTCGGTGAAGAACTGGATCGTCATGGGCTGCAACGACGAAAACGTCAGCGGCGGCGTCTCCGCCATCCAGAACGCGGGCTACGGCGCGGACAATGTGCTCGGCGTCGGCCTCGGCGCCTACCTGGCCTGCAAGGAATGGCGCGGCGGTAAACCGACCGGCTTCAAGGCAGCGCTGTTCATCAACGGCAAGGATGTCGGCGCGCTGTCGGTGCAGACCATCTATGACTACCTGAAGAACGGAAAAGCCATGCCGCAGGAGGCATTCGCGCCGACCAAGATGGTGGATGCGACGAACTGGCAGCAGGCGGGCGTGCAATGCAGCTGA